Proteins encoded in a region of the Calderihabitans maritimus genome:
- a CDS encoding methionine ABC transporter permease, whose translation MFEGEVVKLIVKGTWETIYMVGISVLLSHLFGIPLGILLVTSEKGHILENVPVNKVLGAIINATRSIPFIILLVALIPFTRVVVGTSIGTTAAAVPLTVGATPFVARMVETALKEIEWGVIEAALAMGATPWQIIWKVLIPEALPSLVLGATITTITLIGYSAMAGFVGGGGLGDIAVRYGYYRYKGDVMLITVILLIVMVQLLQMVGDYLSAKLNKKQT comes from the coding sequence ATGTTTGAAGGGGAAGTTGTGAAACTGATAGTTAAAGGCACCTGGGAAACCATTTATATGGTCGGTATTTCCGTACTGCTGTCTCACCTGTTCGGTATTCCCCTGGGGATTCTGTTGGTCACCAGCGAAAAAGGCCATATTTTAGAAAACGTTCCGGTTAACAAGGTTTTGGGAGCAATTATCAACGCCACTCGTTCCATTCCCTTTATTATTCTCCTTGTAGCGTTAATTCCTTTTACCCGCGTGGTAGTTGGCACCTCCATAGGAACTACAGCAGCCGCGGTACCTCTCACCGTAGGTGCTACTCCTTTTGTAGCCCGTATGGTGGAGACAGCCCTTAAAGAGATAGAATGGGGAGTTATAGAAGCAGCTCTGGCCATGGGAGCTACACCTTGGCAAATAATCTGGAAGGTACTTATTCCGGAAGCTTTACCCTCTCTTGTACTTGGCGCCACTATTACTACCATAACTCTTATCGGTTATTCCGCCATGGCCGGCTTTGTGGGAGGAGGTGGTCTGGGAGATATAGCCGTAAGGTACGGTTACTATCGCTATAAAGGCGATGTAATGCTTATCACCGTAATTCTTCTTATTGTAATGGTACAGCTTCTACAAATGGTTGGCGATTACTTATCCGCCAAACTGAACAAGAAGCAAACTTGA